A genomic stretch from Vibrio coralliilyticus includes:
- a CDS encoding D-2-hydroxyacid dehydrogenase — protein MNNFTNKVYLLTEHNETYQHQIDKLQLPDLEITDNPEDASILLASPPLVAKRLSDFPNVKWMQSVYAGVDALATVEKSDFLLTNVKGIFGQQISEYVLGYLIQHHRHFLPYQESQNQAKWVPKPYQSLSALTLLVLGTGSIGSHLAKTAQAFGIKVIGINRSGIPAMHSPFAETYHIQELESVLSRVDVIVNTLPSTPDTLHILNSQSLSHCRSALLFNVGRGNAICESGLLSAIENQSITHAYLDVFENEPLEAQHPFWHHPAITVTPHIAALSFPEQVVEIFAENYQLWRDGFSLINEVDLEKGY, from the coding sequence ATGAACAATTTTACCAACAAAGTCTATTTACTGACTGAGCACAACGAAACTTACCAGCATCAGATCGACAAGCTGCAGTTACCGGATCTCGAGATCACCGACAATCCAGAAGATGCTTCTATTTTACTCGCATCTCCACCACTGGTCGCCAAGCGGCTTAGTGACTTTCCCAACGTAAAATGGATGCAATCTGTCTATGCAGGAGTGGATGCGCTCGCTACAGTAGAAAAGTCCGATTTTCTTCTCACCAATGTGAAGGGAATATTTGGTCAACAAATCTCAGAATATGTGTTGGGGTACCTCATCCAACACCATCGCCACTTTTTGCCCTATCAAGAAAGTCAGAATCAGGCCAAATGGGTGCCCAAACCCTACCAATCTCTAAGCGCACTCACTCTATTGGTCTTAGGGACAGGCTCGATAGGTAGCCACCTCGCCAAAACGGCTCAAGCATTTGGCATAAAAGTGATCGGCATTAATCGTAGCGGCATTCCGGCCATGCACTCGCCTTTCGCGGAGACTTACCATATTCAAGAGCTGGAAAGTGTACTCAGCCGAGTCGACGTTATTGTTAACACGCTTCCGAGTACACCCGATACACTGCATATTCTCAATAGCCAATCTCTTTCTCATTGTCGCTCTGCGCTACTGTTCAATGTTGGCCGTGGTAATGCTATCTGTGAATCTGGCCTATTGTCTGCGATTGAAAACCAATCTATCACTCACGCCTATCTTGATGTGTTTGAAAACGAACCACTAGAAGCCCAGCATCCCTTTTGGCATCATCCTGCCATTACTGTGACTCCTCATATCGCCGCGCTCAGTTTTCCTGAGCAAGTTGTCGAGATCTTTGCTGAGAACTATCAACTCTGGCGAGACGGCTTTTCACTCATCAATGAAGTCGATCTCGAGAAAGGTTATTGA
- a CDS encoding YjaG family protein produces the protein MLQNPLQLRLEKLEPWKQITFMACLCERMYPNYAMFCDSTEFAEARIYRDILDSVWEQLTVKNAKVNYERQLEKLEEIIPSSADFDFYGVLPAIDACVGLSTLLHGLLDRDDLFESMQKVSQQSVQTVAQLEEAQTGIGITNENQKDNEAVCEEWDVQWAIFRPLKDAQERDIDLIKDLRLELREEGMSNIGVSL, from the coding sequence ATGCTACAGAACCCTCTTCAACTTCGTCTCGAGAAGTTAGAACCTTGGAAGCAGATTACCTTCATGGCGTGTCTGTGTGAACGTATGTACCCTAATTATGCGATGTTTTGTGACAGTACGGAATTTGCTGAGGCACGAATTTATCGCGATATTCTCGATAGTGTATGGGAACAGCTGACGGTTAAAAATGCGAAAGTAAACTATGAACGTCAGCTAGAGAAATTAGAAGAGATTATTCCGAGCTCCGCAGATTTCGACTTTTATGGGGTGTTGCCTGCTATTGATGCGTGTGTTGGCCTGTCGACATTATTGCATGGTTTGCTAGATCGTGATGACTTGTTTGAAAGTATGCAAAAGGTCAGTCAACAATCAGTACAGACAGTTGCCCAGCTCGAGGAAGCTCAAACGGGTATTGGTATAACCAATGAAAATCAGAAAGACAATGAAGCCGTATGTGAAGAGTGGGACGTTCAGTGGGCTATTTTCCGACCACTGAAAGACGCTCAAGAACGAGATATCGATTTAATTAAAGATCTTCGTTTAGAGCTCAGAGAAGAAGGCATGAGTAATATTGGTGTGAGCCTTTAA
- a CDS encoding CNNM domain-containing protein has translation MLLLTIYVSVAIGVSFICSVLEAVLLSITPSYLAQLRQQGHPAANKLSKLKADIDRPLASILTLNTIAHTIGAASAGAQAAVVFGSEWLGVFSGVLTLGILVLSEIVPKTIGATYWRQLAPLAAVILRWMVWALTPFVWFSEQITKRLARGHEAPKMRDELSAMAILAKESGEFAEGETKILNNLLGIQNVPVTQVMTPRPVVFRVDAEMSINEFLSEYKETPFSRPLVYSQSKDNIIGFVHRLELFKLQQAGCGEKQLGAVMRPVHVLLNNLSLPKAFEQMMAKRLQLAMVVDEYGTVQGILTLEDIFEHLVGEEIVDEADRATDMQELAFERWEKWKETHGVIESRDDDEDQASEFSRKEDN, from the coding sequence ATGTTACTGCTAACCATATACGTCTCTGTTGCGATTGGCGTATCCTTTATCTGCTCCGTTTTGGAAGCGGTTCTTTTGAGTATTACCCCGAGCTATTTGGCTCAATTGCGTCAGCAGGGACACCCTGCGGCCAACAAACTCTCTAAGCTCAAAGCAGATATAGACCGCCCATTGGCGTCGATTCTAACCCTAAACACAATTGCTCACACTATTGGTGCGGCCAGCGCTGGTGCTCAAGCGGCTGTTGTATTCGGCAGTGAGTGGCTAGGGGTGTTCTCTGGTGTCCTGACACTGGGTATTCTGGTGCTATCTGAAATTGTGCCGAAAACGATTGGGGCGACCTACTGGCGACAGCTTGCCCCTCTAGCGGCAGTGATATTGCGATGGATGGTTTGGGCATTAACCCCATTTGTGTGGTTCTCAGAGCAGATTACTAAACGCCTCGCACGTGGCCACGAAGCCCCAAAAATGCGCGACGAGTTATCGGCGATGGCCATCCTAGCGAAAGAAAGTGGTGAGTTTGCTGAAGGCGAAACCAAAATCCTTAACAACTTACTGGGTATCCAAAATGTGCCAGTCACTCAGGTAATGACACCACGGCCAGTAGTATTCCGCGTTGATGCTGAAATGAGCATCAATGAGTTTCTTTCTGAATATAAAGAAACGCCTTTTTCACGCCCGCTGGTGTATAGCCAATCAAAAGATAACATCATTGGATTTGTACATCGCTTAGAACTCTTCAAACTCCAACAAGCAGGCTGTGGTGAAAAACAACTGGGGGCGGTAATGCGTCCTGTCCATGTGTTACTAAATAACTTGTCTCTGCCTAAAGCATTCGAGCAGATGATGGCTAAGCGTCTCCAGCTTGCGATGGTGGTTGATGAATATGGTACAGTGCAAGGTATTCTGACATTGGAAGACATCTTCGAGCACTTAGTGGGAGAAGAAATTGTCGATGAAGCGGATCGCGCAACCGATATGCAAGAATTAGCCTTTGAACGCTGGGAAAAGTGGAAAGAAACCCACGGTGTGATTGAAAGTCGAGACGACGACGAGGATCAAGCGTCAGAATTCAGTAGAAAAGAAGATAACTAA
- the hupA gene encoding nucleoid-associated protein HU-alpha — protein sequence MNKTQLIDFIAEKADLSKAQAKAALEATLDGVTDALKEGDQVQLIGFGTFKVNHRAARTGRNPKTGAEIQIAAANVPAFVSGKALKDAVK from the coding sequence ATGAACAAGACCCAATTAATCGACTTTATCGCAGAGAAAGCAGATCTATCTAAAGCACAAGCTAAGGCTGCTCTTGAAGCAACTCTTGATGGTGTGACTGATGCACTTAAAGAGGGTGACCAAGTTCAACTAATTGGTTTTGGTACATTCAAAGTAAACCACCGCGCGGCTCGCACTGGTCGTAACCCAAAAACGGGTGCTGAGATCCAAATCGCTGCTGCAAACGTTCCTGCATTTGTTTCAGGTAAAGCTCTGAAAGACGCAGTGAAATAA
- a CDS encoding DUF1481 domain-containing protein has protein sequence MKKYLFSSLIISSIVGCSSNAPRPNLDQFAYYTGGKSMGDATSLYWYTEKQASPSTAADYVTAGDYGWYKTDYRWIEGELRELIREGEQLKGEQGLVSYRVHVRFNKEGEAVYQQYRLDGKVFPVKPAELERYKSDAESVTSVTKEQDKKGQELIQGYWDGTTFETCSGQSYSRLEFNQTLPSFVVNRLAGVDNYVAFLGSTRTNRVTVEDLLMLADEDHSCIERPSLLSD, from the coding sequence ATGAAAAAATATTTATTCTCTTCACTAATCATATCTTCTATTGTTGGTTGTTCTTCCAACGCTCCTCGACCTAACTTAGACCAATTCGCATATTATACGGGTGGAAAGAGTATGGGTGATGCGACAAGTTTATATTGGTATACCGAAAAGCAAGCCTCTCCAAGCACTGCTGCAGACTATGTCACTGCTGGAGATTACGGCTGGTACAAGACAGACTATCGCTGGATTGAAGGTGAACTTCGAGAGCTGATTCGTGAAGGTGAGCAATTAAAAGGGGAGCAAGGACTGGTGTCGTACCGAGTTCATGTTCGCTTTAACAAAGAGGGTGAAGCGGTTTACCAGCAATATCGTTTGGATGGAAAAGTTTTTCCTGTGAAACCTGCTGAACTGGAACGTTATAAGAGTGACGCCGAGTCTGTTACCAGTGTAACGAAAGAACAAGATAAAAAAGGTCAAGAACTGATCCAAGGTTACTGGGATGGTACAACCTTTGAAACTTGCTCGGGGCAAAGTTATTCTCGACTTGAGTTTAATCAGACTCTGCCTTCTTTTGTAGTGAATCGTTTGGCGGGTGTGGATAACTATGTCGCATTCTTAGGCTCAACCCGAACCAATCGGGTGACGGTTGAAGACCTATTGATGTTAGCAGATGAAGACCATTCTTGTATCGAGAGGCCAAGTTTGCTTTCGGATTAA
- the purD gene encoding phosphoribosylamine--glycine ligase: MNVLIIGAGGREHALGWKAAQNPNVETVFVAPGNAGTALEPKLENVNIGVEAISDLVAFAKEKKIELTIVGPEAPLVIGVVDAFREAGLPIFGPTQAAAQLEGSKAFTKDFLARHNIPTAAYANFTEIEPALAYVREQGAPIVVKADGLAAGKGVIVAMTLEEAEDAIKDMLAGNAFGEAGSRVVIEEFLDGEEASFIVMVDGQSVLPMATSQDHKRVGDKDTGPNTGGMGAYSPAPVVTPEIHERILEEVIYPTVRGMDAEGHPYTGFLYAGLMIDKDGTPKVIEYNCRFGDPETQPIMMRMESDLVELCLMAIDEKLDAAESKWNPRASIGVVLAAGGYPADYAKGDVISLPATEVEGQKIFHAGTANNEAGDIVTNGGRVLCATALGDSVSDAQQQAYALAKQVSWNGMFHRNDIGYRAIEREKSE, translated from the coding sequence ATGAATGTACTTATTATTGGTGCCGGCGGTCGTGAGCACGCTTTAGGTTGGAAAGCAGCACAAAACCCGAACGTTGAGACAGTTTTCGTTGCGCCTGGTAACGCAGGCACAGCGCTTGAGCCAAAGCTAGAAAACGTAAACATTGGTGTTGAAGCAATCTCTGATCTGGTTGCATTCGCCAAAGAGAAGAAAATCGAGCTGACGATTGTTGGCCCAGAAGCGCCACTTGTTATTGGTGTCGTTGATGCTTTCCGTGAAGCGGGACTACCTATCTTTGGTCCTACTCAAGCCGCTGCGCAGCTAGAAGGTTCTAAAGCGTTCACCAAAGATTTCCTTGCTCGTCATAACATTCCGACGGCTGCGTACGCTAACTTCACTGAAATTGAACCAGCTCTGGCTTACGTTCGTGAGCAAGGTGCTCCTATCGTCGTAAAGGCAGATGGCCTTGCTGCAGGTAAAGGGGTTATTGTTGCGATGACGCTTGAAGAAGCGGAAGACGCAATCAAAGACATGCTGGCTGGCAACGCGTTTGGTGAAGCCGGTAGTCGCGTGGTGATCGAAGAATTCCTCGACGGTGAAGAAGCCAGTTTCATTGTCATGGTAGACGGTCAGAGCGTTCTGCCAATGGCCACCAGTCAAGATCACAAGCGTGTGGGCGATAAAGACACTGGCCCTAACACTGGCGGCATGGGTGCTTACTCCCCAGCACCAGTGGTAACCCCAGAGATCCACGAACGTATCCTTGAAGAAGTTATCTACCCAACCGTGCGTGGCATGGATGCAGAAGGTCACCCTTATACTGGTTTCCTTTACGCTGGTCTTATGATCGACAAAGACGGTACACCGAAAGTCATCGAGTACAACTGCCGCTTTGGCGATCCAGAAACGCAGCCTATTATGATGCGTATGGAATCTGACCTTGTTGAGCTTTGTCTGATGGCTATCGACGAAAAGCTTGATGCAGCCGAGTCTAAATGGAACCCACGTGCGTCTATCGGTGTGGTTCTAGCCGCAGGGGGCTATCCAGCAGACTACGCAAAAGGTGATGTGATTTCCCTACCGGCTACCGAAGTCGAAGGTCAGAAGATCTTCCACGCCGGCACTGCAAACAACGAAGCTGGCGACATTGTGACGAACGGCGGTCGTGTTCTATGTGCAACGGCTTTGGGAGATAGCGTCTCAGACGCTCAGCAGCAAGCGTACGCGCTAGCTAAGCAAGTCAGTTGGAATGGTATGTTCCATCGTAATGACATTGGTTACAGAGCGATAGAGCGCGAAAAAAGCGAATAA
- the purH gene encoding bifunctional phosphoribosylaminoimidazolecarboxamide formyltransferase/IMP cyclohydrolase translates to MNNARPIRRALISVSDKTGIVEFVQALAERGVDILSTGGTARLLAEQGINVTEVSDYTGFPEMMDGRVKTLHPKVHGGVLGRRGQDDDVMEKHGIKPIDMVVVNLYPFAETVAKEGCTLADAVENIDIGGPTMVRSAAKNHKDVTIVVNAHDYDRVISEMDANETSLTLETRFDLAIAAFEHTASYDGMIANYFGTMVPSYGENKEGDEESKFPRTFNQQFKKKQDMRYGENSHQAAAFYVEANPEEASVSTARQIQGKALSYNNIADTDAALECVKEFNEPACVIVKHANPCGVALGKDILEAYNRAYQTDPTSAFGGIIAFNQELDAETASAIVERQFVEVIIAPSISAGAIEVVAAKKNVRLLECGEWTTKTTGFDVKRVNGGLLVQDRDKGMVSLDDLKVVSKRQPTEEELKDALFCWKVAKYVKSNAIVYSKGDMTIGVGAGQMSRVYSAKIAGIKAADEGLQVEGCVMASDAFFPFRDGIDAAAEAGIKCVIQPGGSMRDDEVIAAADEHGMAMIFTGMRHFRH, encoded by the coding sequence ATGAACAACGCTCGTCCAATTCGCCGCGCCCTTATCAGCGTATCAGACAAAACCGGTATTGTTGAGTTTGTCCAAGCGCTTGCTGAGCGCGGTGTCGATATCCTATCCACTGGTGGTACAGCCCGCTTACTTGCTGAGCAAGGCATTAACGTTACTGAAGTATCCGATTATACGGGTTTCCCGGAAATGATGGACGGACGCGTGAAAACGCTACATCCAAAGGTTCATGGTGGTGTTTTGGGCCGTCGTGGCCAAGATGATGACGTGATGGAAAAACACGGCATCAAACCTATCGATATGGTTGTTGTAAACCTATATCCATTCGCAGAAACCGTTGCTAAAGAAGGCTGTACCCTAGCTGATGCGGTAGAGAACATCGACATCGGTGGCCCAACAATGGTCCGTTCTGCAGCGAAAAACCACAAAGACGTGACTATCGTTGTGAACGCTCACGATTACGACCGCGTGATCTCAGAAATGGACGCAAACGAAACGTCTCTTACGCTAGAAACGCGCTTCGACCTCGCTATCGCGGCATTCGAGCACACCGCGTCTTATGATGGCATGATCGCAAACTACTTCGGCACTATGGTTCCATCTTACGGTGAGAACAAAGAAGGTGATGAAGAGTCTAAATTCCCACGTACTTTCAACCAGCAATTCAAAAAGAAGCAAGACATGCGCTATGGTGAGAACAGTCACCAAGCAGCTGCTTTCTACGTTGAAGCAAACCCTGAAGAAGCTTCGGTTTCTACTGCTCGCCAAATCCAAGGTAAAGCCCTTTCTTACAACAACATCGCAGACACGGACGCAGCACTTGAGTGTGTGAAAGAGTTCAACGAGCCAGCATGTGTGATCGTAAAGCACGCGAATCCATGTGGTGTGGCTCTAGGTAAAGACATTCTAGAAGCTTACAACCGCGCTTACCAAACTGACCCAACATCTGCATTCGGCGGTATCATTGCCTTCAACCAAGAGCTAGATGCCGAAACAGCATCTGCGATTGTTGAGCGTCAATTCGTTGAAGTAATCATCGCACCTTCTATTTCTGCTGGCGCGATTGAAGTGGTTGCGGCGAAGAAGAACGTGCGTCTGCTTGAGTGTGGCGAATGGACAACTAAGACGACGGGCTTTGACGTGAAACGCGTGAATGGCGGTCTACTGGTTCAAGACCGCGATAAAGGCATGGTAAGCCTAGACGACCTAAAAGTAGTTTCTAAGCGTCAACCAACAGAAGAAGAGCTAAAAGATGCCCTATTCTGCTGGAAAGTAGCGAAGTACGTGAAATCAAACGCGATCGTTTACTCGAAAGGCGACATGACGATTGGTGTAGGCGCGGGCCAAATGAGCCGCGTTTACTCTGCGAAAATCGCAGGCATCAAAGCTGCTGACGAAGGTCTACAGGTTGAAGGTTGTGTGATGGCATCAGATGCATTCTTCCCATTCCGCGACGGTATCGATGCGGCAGCAGAAGCAGGCATCAAGTGTGTTATCCAACCAGGTGGTTCTATGCGTGACGACGAAGTTATCGCAGCAGCGGACGAACACGGCATGGCGATGATCTTTACGGGCATGCGTCACTTCCGCCACTAA
- the zntR gene encoding Zn(2+)-responsive transcriptional regulator has product MFQIGELAKRCGVTTDTLRFYEKNELIRPMGRSESGYRLYNEENQKQVGFILKAKDLGLSLEEIRELLEIKLEATEHSCAEVKAITSAKLEVIDEKIAELNRIRQALKKINDACCGHVDDDASHCSILGALGNEEHEQSCCSED; this is encoded by the coding sequence ATGTTCCAGATTGGAGAACTGGCAAAGCGTTGTGGTGTGACCACCGATACTTTGCGCTTCTATGAGAAAAATGAACTGATCCGCCCCATGGGGCGCAGTGAATCGGGTTATCGTCTTTATAACGAAGAAAATCAGAAACAGGTCGGTTTTATCCTAAAAGCCAAAGACTTAGGGCTAAGTCTGGAAGAAATTCGCGAGCTGCTAGAGATAAAGCTAGAAGCCACCGAGCACAGTTGTGCCGAAGTAAAAGCCATCACCTCGGCAAAGCTCGAAGTGATTGATGAAAAAATTGCAGAGCTAAACCGCATTCGCCAAGCATTGAAGAAAATCAACGATGCGTGTTGTGGTCATGTTGATGATGATGCCAGTCACTGTTCGATTTTAGGTGCGCTGGGAAATGAAGAGCATGAACAATCGTGTTGTTCTGAAGATTAA
- a CDS encoding sensor domain-containing diguanylate cyclase has translation MLDKQREAWLSQILNELPDRLFVLDQSGRFIEGFGGTFHSVRLEKSGYTNRTLHDLLPHDKADQLFSYIQTVTASAKPQIVQYSVSPIECLHFSINELDNLNGRDEMWFEATIKPLCIVDGAQYVLWQERDITSTYHRQEELKRLSETDELTGIFNRRAFLEALESELTSSKDTQHGLSCLMIDIDHFKEINDQVGHLSGDEVITHVAKICQQQIRGSDYIGRLGGEEFGVVLSNINAIKAYDIAERIRQSIESTPCHVDEHIIHPTVSIGIAESTPDIQNVKQLLIQADKAMYYSKQTGRNQVTLYHSSLPDMKVQSATQARIRQAG, from the coding sequence TTATCGAGGGTTTTGGGGGAACGTTCCATTCTGTTCGCCTCGAAAAAAGTGGCTATACCAACAGAACACTCCATGACCTCCTTCCGCACGATAAAGCCGATCAATTGTTCAGCTATATACAAACGGTAACAGCATCAGCAAAGCCGCAGATTGTGCAGTACAGTGTTAGCCCTATCGAGTGTCTGCACTTCTCCATTAATGAACTGGACAATTTAAATGGGCGAGATGAAATGTGGTTTGAAGCGACGATCAAACCCCTGTGTATCGTGGATGGAGCTCAATATGTGCTGTGGCAAGAACGCGACATCACCAGTACTTACCACCGCCAAGAAGAACTGAAGCGACTTTCAGAAACCGATGAACTCACGGGTATCTTCAACCGACGAGCCTTCTTAGAAGCACTAGAAAGTGAGCTGACTAGCAGCAAAGACACACAGCATGGGCTATCGTGTTTGATGATTGATATTGACCACTTTAAAGAGATTAACGATCAGGTGGGCCACCTCTCAGGAGATGAAGTCATCACACATGTGGCGAAAATTTGCCAGCAACAAATCCGTGGTAGTGATTATATTGGGCGATTAGGAGGAGAAGAGTTCGGTGTCGTGCTGTCTAATATCAATGCGATAAAAGCTTACGACATCGCTGAACGCATTCGTCAATCCATCGAGAGTACCCCCTGCCATGTCGATGAACATATTATTCACCCAACCGTAAGCATCGGCATTGCGGAAAGCACACCTGACATCCAAAATGTCAAACAGCTGCTAATCCAAGCGGATAAAGCCATGTACTACTCAAAACAAACAGGTCGTAATCAGGTTACGCTTTACCACAGTAGTTTGCCCGATATGAAGGTGCAATCGGCTACCCAAGCTCGGATTCGTCAGGCGGGTTAA